Proteins from a single region of Enoplosus armatus isolate fEnoArm2 chromosome 6, fEnoArm2.hap1, whole genome shotgun sequence:
- the LOC139286066 gene encoding fibroblast growth factor 23-like — protein MQLALFSPVLIAVHVSVLVDCTMRLQDPEQRFQHQRSSLNAGAHADMSAGTGRFYLELSGTMRKGIHRHFLVVLPVRTDTSNFVSIFDLRRKRFLCMDLKGKLYNSRQKDREDCLFQRIWLDLANHRDVFYSTSGGRLLKLEGAHQEPPEPSAMVEKLLGPLIKRQRRSENVNPSDPLRSESHPSHSAKDHKDADQPEQDQAGAVSKETITSCDDPLRVLQHNGQVSPVKTNIADRAEQD, from the exons ATGCAACTGGCTCTCTTCTCACCCGTCCTGATTGCCGTACATGTGTCTGTACTGGTGGATTGTACAATGAGGCTCCAGGACCCAGAGCAACGTTTCCAGCACCAGCGGAGCAGCTTAAACGCGGGAGCACATGCGGATATGTCCGCTGGTACGGGACGTTTCTACCTGGAGCTGAGTGGAACAATGAGAAAAGGCATTCACCGACACTTTCTGG TTGTTTTGCCAGTAAGAACAGACACAAGCAACTTTGTGTCAATATTTGATTTGAGAAGAAAACGGTTCCTGTGTATGGACTTAAAGGGAAAGCTGTACAACTCT AggcagaaggacagagaggattGTCTCTTCCAGCGCATTTGGTTAGATTTGGCGAACCACCGTGACGTGTTTTACTCTACAAGTGGGGGCCGGCTGCTCAAACTGGAGGGAGCTCACCAGGAGCCACCTGAACCCTCGGCCATGGTGGAGAAGCTCCTGGGTCCCTtgataaagagacagaggaggagtgagaaCGTGAACCCCTCTGATCCATTAAGATCAGAGTCACATCCCTCACATTCTGCCAAGGATCACAAGGATGCAGATCAGCCTGAACAGGACCAGGCTGGCGCCGTGTCCAAAGAGACCATCACCTCCTGTGACGACCCCCTGCGAGTCTTACAGCACAACGGGCAAGTCAGTCCTGTCAAGACTAATATTGCAGACCGGGCAGAACAAGACTAA
- the LOC139286799 gene encoding fibroblast growth factor 6-like, translating to MAVAQRLLVSMSCEAGTPHWTLTAVVLLGFLLGIVSAYPLPSGRTNATLLEKRWETLFSRSVLGISGEKPELNWESDYLLGIKRVRRLYCNVGIGFHLQILPDGRINGAHNENQYSLIEISTVERGVVSLYGVKSELFVAMNSRGRLYGTTVFHDECKFKESLLPNNYNAYESLVYRGSYIALSKHGRVKRGNKATTAMTVTHFLPRI from the exons ATGGCCGTTGCGCAAAGGCTCCTCGTCAGTATGTCCTGCGAGGCCGGCACGCCGCACTGGACGCTGACCGCGGTGGTTCTCCTGGGCTTTCTGCTGGGGATCGTGTCAGCGTACCCTTTACCGAGCGGCAGGACAAACGCAACTTTGCTGGAGAAAAGATGGGAGACCCTCTTCTCCCGCTCGGTACTGGGGATCTCCGGGGAGAAACCGGAGCTGAACTGGGAGAGTGACTATCTGCTGGGCATCAAAAGAGTGCGGAGGCTCTACTGCAACGTGGGCATCGGGTTTCACCTTCAGATCCTCCCCGACGGCAGGATAAACGGTGCACATAATGAAAACCAGTACA GTCTCATAGAGATCTCTACGGTGGAGAGAGGAGTGGTGAGCCTGTACGGGGTGAAGAGTGAGCTGTTTGTCGCAATGAACAGCCGTGGGAGGTTATACGGAACG ACAGTCTTCCACGACGAGTGCAAGTTCAAGGAGAGCTTGCTCCCGAACAACTACAACGCCTACGAGTCTCTGGTTTACAGAGGCTCCTACATAGCACTCAGCAAGCATGGCCGTGTGAAGAGAGGCAACAAGGCCACCACTGCCATGACTGTAACGCACTTCCTACCCCGAATATGA
- the LOC139287030 gene encoding solute carrier family 45 member 3 has product MPGWRSQWRLVLLNSLTCGLEICVAAGITYVPPLLLEAGVEERYMTMVLGIGPVLGLLFIPLIGSASDHCNSSYGRRRPFIWLLSLGVLVALFIIPHADVLAARLAWGGRTLQVGFLILGVGLLDFCGQVCFTPLEALLSDLYRDEEDCGQAFAMFSFMVSLGGCVGYLLPALDWSRGLLSVYLGGQAECLFSLLILIFVSSVLITMKVSEEPLCASSGLAGSGSLLESGGGAIEAGRCGVPRSCCYLLKCKLRMLKSGPLLCLLRTCWSMTPAIYRSYCHVPRVMRQLCVAQLCSWMAVMSFMLFYTDFVGEGLYEGVPSALPGSVSRQRYDEGIRMGSLGLFLQCATSTFFSLVMSRLVRHFGSRWVYLSSMVSFTVSALVICLSKSVVLVTVMAALTGYAYATLQTLPYTLTCHYHKEKEVYMPKRKTKSMHKNGITTKRDSVYLNPVEEDGGLTHKTGTPYGNAFFNQDSYEYYPSPHSQNGSSPSSGGTEQEEAESGYEKRGVGLDFAILDSTFLLSQVFPTLFMGMIVQFAQSVTAYIAFSAIFGAVAIYLASHIIFDQKDLKT; this is encoded by the exons ATGCCTGGATGGAGGTCTCAGTGGCGTCTCGTCCTGCTGAACTCCCTGACCTGTGGCCTGGAGATCTGTGTGGCAGCTGGGATCACATACGTGCCCCCACTGCTGCTGGAAGCTGGAGTGGAGGAGCGCTATATGACCATGGTGCTAG GTATTGGTCCAGTGCTCGGCCTCCTGTTCATccctctgattggctcagcCAGTGACCACTGCAACAGCAGTTATGGCAGACGGCGGCCTTTCATCTGGCTGCTGTCTTTGGGAGTCCTTGTGGCGCTTTTCATCATTCCCCACGCTGACGTATTGGCTGCACGCCTTGCCTGGGGTGGGCGCACCCTCCAG GTGGGCTTCCTAATCTTAGGGGTGGGGCTCCTTGACTTTTGTGGACAAGTATGCTTCACACCACTGGAGGCTCTTTTGTCGGACCTGTATCGGGACGAGGAGGACTGCGGCCAAGCCTTTGCCATGTTCTCCTTCATGGTTAGCTTGGGAGGCTGTGTGGGTTATTTGCTACCCGCGCTGGACTGGAGCCGCGGCCTGCTCTCTGTTTACCTAGGAGGCCAGGCTGAGTGCCTCTTCTCCCTTCTCATCCTCATCTTCGTCTCCAGTGTGCTCATCACCATGAAGGTGTCTGAGGAACCCTTGTGTGCCAGCAGCGGCTTGGCGGGTTCTGGATCCTTACTGGAGTCGGGGGGCGGCGCAATCGAGGCCGGCCGGTGCGGCGTGCCGCGCTCATGCTGCTACCTGCTGAAGTGCAAGCTGAGGATGCTGAAGTCTGGACCCCTGCTGTGCCTGCTCAGGACATGCTGGTCCATGACCCCGGCCATCTACAGGAGCTACTGCCATGTCCCTCGGGTGAtgaggcagctgtgtgtggctcagctctgcagctggaTGGCTGTCATGTCTTTCATGCTTTTCTACACAGACTTTGTGGGGGAAGGCCTGTACGAGGGCGTGCCAAGTGCATTACCAGGAAGTGTGTCCAGACAAAGATACGATGAAG gTATCCGTATGGGCAGCCTGGGCCTGTTCCTGCAGTGTGCTACCTCAACCTTCTTCTCCCTGGTCATGAGTCGTTTGGTTCGCCATTTTGGCTCACGGTGGGTCTACCTGAGCAGCATGGTGAGCTTCACAGTCTCTGCTTTGGTCATCTGCCTGTCCAAAAGTGTGGTCTTGGTCACTGTAATGGCGGCCCTCACTGGCTATGCGTACGCCACACTGCAGACTCTGCCCTACACACTCACCTGCCACTACCACAAGGAGAAAGAG GTCTAtatgccaaaaagaaaaaccaaaagcaTGCATAAAAATGGTATTACAACCAAGCGGGACTCTGTGTATTTGAATCCTGTGGAAGAGGACGGCGGACTGACCCACAAAACGGGGACTCCCTACGGGAATGCCTTCTTCAACCAGGACAGTTATGAGTACTACCCCAGTCCACACAGCCAGAACGGCTCATCTCCCAGCTCAGGTGGCACCGAACAGGAGGAGGCCGAGTCGGGGTATGAGAAACGTGGTGTGGGTTTGGACTTTGCCATCTTAGACAgcaccttcctcctctctcaggttTTTCCCACCCTCTTCATGGGCATGATCGTTCAGTTCGCACAGTCCGTCACTGCCTATATCGCCTTCTCTGCCATCTTCGGTGCTGTCGCTATCTACTTGGCCAGTCATATCATCTTTGACCAAAAGGACCTCAAGACCTGA